The sequence AGATCTTTCATCTTCCCATTATTGAGAATCCGTTCTTTAACATTTTAAGAACGGATTCCTTTGAGGAGTTCCTTCTCAAAATAGATGCCATCTTGCATATAAATCGTAATCCCTGCAAAAAATTCATTCTCTTTTTCCATTTCAAGACCCGTCTCTTTTATGGAAAAATTAAAACCCACTTTTCACCGCTCCTTTTCCCAAAACATATCTTTAGGAAATATAATTAGAAAAAAACGCAAAGTCTCTACTCTTCTAATTCCCCCGCACTTGGCAAAATACGTTCGTAAACATGGAATCAACTGTTTGCTAAGAAAAGCTCTCACAAGCCAACAAAGAAATTTTTATTCGAATAAACGTTTTAATGCTGAATCCACTTATACAAAATACCAAAGCATTCTGGGAAGATCAAAAGAAAATAGATATATAAAATTCAACTTTAGGCCAAAGCCAGAAGATTGGACTCAACTTAGAAGTCTCGCCGTTAGTCACGGAGTTTCAATGTGCTATTTATTTGTGCTACTTTTGGAAGAGTATAAATCCAAAGGATTCTCGGACACAGAAAAAGTAATTTGGCAAGTAAAGGCTGCGATACATGCGAACTTCGATTCAAAGATATTCTTCCGAGAGCTATGGATCTTAGAATATAAAATAGCGAAATCAAATTTTAGAGTAAAAAGAAAAGATGGTCACCGACCAAAAATTGCGTAACGATATAAATTATTAATTACCAATTCAGTTTTAAATTAGAGATCGCTTAAAAGATTTTCGGCTGAGAGAGCGAATTGCAAATCAAAGCTGGACAAGCCTTTCAAACTATGGGTATA comes from Leptospira johnsonii and encodes:
- a CDS encoding DUF1564 family protein, whose translation is MEKLKPTFHRSFSQNISLGNIIRKKRKVSTLLIPPHLAKYVRKHGINCLLRKALTSQQRNFYSNKRFNAESTYTKYQSILGRSKENRYIKFNFRPKPEDWTQLRSLAVSHGVSMCYLFVLLLEEYKSKGFSDTEKVIWQVKAAIHANFDSKIFFRELWILEYKIAKSNFRVKRKDGHRPKIA